Proteins from a single region of Erythrobacter sp.:
- a CDS encoding ABC transporter permease: MTQNTASDKTGGSTRFAPRGRPVITGINRVGLNALYMKEVRRFLKVQTQTIWAPAFTTLLFLVIFTVALGREGREVLGVPFATFVAPGLIVMAMMQNAFANSSFSLLSGKMQGTIIDLLMPPLSPGELMIGILAAAITRAIAVGGTVGLAMALWPGVSLGFAHPWAVVWFGLMGSLLLATAGLATSIWAEKFDHNAAITNFVIAPLSLLSGTFYVIENLHGVFQAISRANPFFYVISGFRYGFLGQSDIGAADHVLVAGAGLLGLNAVLAAGVYALLRSGWKLKN; this comes from the coding sequence GTGACGCAAAACACGGCTTCTGACAAGACCGGCGGGAGCACCCGGTTTGCCCCGCGCGGACGCCCGGTGATTACCGGGATCAACCGCGTGGGCCTCAATGCCCTCTATATGAAGGAGGTGCGCCGGTTTCTCAAGGTGCAGACCCAGACGATCTGGGCGCCGGCCTTCACGACGCTGCTGTTTCTGGTCATCTTCACTGTCGCGCTGGGCCGCGAGGGGCGCGAAGTGCTGGGCGTGCCCTTCGCCACCTTCGTCGCGCCGGGCCTGATCGTGATGGCGATGATGCAGAATGCCTTTGCCAATTCCTCATTCTCGCTGCTGTCAGGCAAGATGCAGGGCACGATCATCGATCTCTTGATGCCTCCGCTTTCCCCGGGCGAGCTGATGATAGGAATCCTTGCCGCCGCGATCACGCGCGCGATTGCAGTGGGGGGCACCGTTGGCTTGGCAATGGCGCTTTGGCCGGGTGTCTCGCTCGGCTTTGCGCACCCTTGGGCGGTTGTCTGGTTCGGGCTGATGGGATCGCTCCTTCTGGCAACCGCAGGCCTTGCCACCTCGATCTGGGCCGAGAAATTCGATCACAATGCCGCAATCACCAATTTCGTGATCGCTCCGCTCTCGCTGCTTTCCGGCACCTTCTACGTGATCGAGAACCTGCACGGGGTGTTTCAGGCGATCAGTCGGGCGAACCCGTTCTTCTACGTCATCTCGGGCTTCCGCTATGGCTTCCTCGGCCAAAGCGACATCGGCGCGGCCGATCATGTGCTGGTTGCCGGCGCAGGCCTGTTGGGGCTCAACGCAGTTCTCGCAGCCGGTGTCTATGCGCTGCTGCGTTCGGGGTGGAAACTCAAGAACTGA
- the hspQ gene encoding heat shock protein HspQ: MERAEFFSSQAGRTIIAPRQTRARFGIGDVVRHRLFSFRGVVFDIDPVFANSEEWYQSIPEDIRPNRDQPFYHLLAENEDSSYVAYVSQGNLLADPQGGPIDHPTVRQLFDSFKDGRYRMRRSLTH; the protein is encoded by the coding sequence ATGGAACGCGCAGAGTTCTTCTCGAGTCAGGCTGGACGCACAATCATCGCGCCCCGCCAGACACGCGCCCGCTTCGGCATTGGCGATGTGGTTCGCCACCGCCTGTTTTCCTTCCGCGGCGTCGTTTTCGACATCGATCCGGTCTTCGCCAATAGCGAAGAATGGTACCAATCGATCCCCGAGGATATCCGCCCGAACCGGGATCAACCGTTCTACCATCTGCTCGCCGAAAACGAGGATTCGTCCTACGTTGCCTATGTGAGCCAGGGCAATCTTCTGGCCGATCCGCAAGGCGGCCCGATCGATCATCCCACCGTCCGCCAGCTGTTCGACAGCTTCAAGGACGGCCGCTACCGGATGCGGCGATCGCTTACGCATTGA